ACTTCAAATGGGTCAACGACACCTACGGCCACCAACTCGGCGACACGGTGCTGCAAGCCATCGCCCGGGTCCTCAAGCGCGCGGTGCGCAAATCCGACATGGCCTGTCGCTACGGCGGCGAGGAATTCGCCCTGATCCTGCCCGAGACCGACATTCCGGCGGCCCAGGTGCTGGCGGTGCGCATCCATCGGGAAATCGCCGAGCTGGCCGCCGGCTACGGCCATTTCCGCCAACCGCTCACGGTGAGCATCGGCATCAGCTGCGGTTCGGGCAAGGATGAGGCAAGCCCGACCCTGCTCATCGAGCAGGCCGATTGCGCCCTCTACGCCGCGAAACGCAACGGGCGCAACCGCACGGAAATCTTCAATCTGGGGAAAATGGATTTCGGCGCGGCGGAAGCCAAGAACCTGCAGCCGCCGTCCAATCTGCGCATGTAAGACGGCCAGATGCTTTACAGCGGGGCAAGGGGAATCAGCGCAGGCCGGCGACTTCGACCTTGGTGCGCAGTTGCCGGCGCTGCTCGGAAAAGCAGAAGGAAATGAGGGTTTCCTGATCTTCGTCGTCCAGATCGATGAAATGGACCGCCACCCCCCAGGCGTTCGCGCCGCGCTCGACCACGCGCAGCACCCGCCCCTCGCAACGCACCAGGGTGCGCGGCGGGCCGGGGATGCTCAGCTCGAAGCCGAGCTTCTGCCCCACCGCCGGGGCGAATTCCGCCGTGAACATCATGCCGCCGCCGCTCAGATTGATGCGCTCGCTCGGCGCGCGAAACAGCTCGGGGATGTAATCGGGCTCGTCGCTACAGCGCCAGTAGCGCACCGGCACATCCACGTCGATGCGGAAATGCTCGCGCTTTTGGGGGTGCTCGTAGGCTTCGGTGGCTTCGAGGAGCAATTGGCGGTCGTTGACCACCTGGCGCACATGGCCGTGCACCGAGATGGTTGGCCCGGCCGAAACGATGGCCAGCTTGAATTCGCCGCGCGGATCGACATTGCGCGGCAGGGTGTCGGGGGGAAAGTTGACCTTGATCACCGTCGCGCTCACCAGTTGCGCAAGGCCCTCGAAGGGCAGCGAACCCGTGCCGCGGGTGGGAACGTAGACTTTGACGGATTTGTTTCCCCCCAAGTGTTGGAGGGCATCCTGGGGAGAGATTTTTTCCATGCGGGAGAACTTAAAATGCCTGTCAGAAATTGCCGCTGACCAACCCCCCTCGCTGGACCGCCCCGCCGCGATAACCCGACATGGCGGCCCGGCCGTCGCGGGCCTGGGAGAGCTCACTGGAAATAACCGACATCATGCCACGGATTTTCTCGGAGAGCAACCGGTTGTTGGCCTGCACCTGCTGCATCAACTCCAGGCGCCGCGCCAGGGGCTCGGCCAATTCCGGCAGGGGCTCCATGCACCCGAGCAGCGCGAAGAACGCCTCGTCGAGAGCCGCGGCCTCGGCCATGAGCCGGCGCAGCTCCTGGGCAAAGGCGGCGATCTCCTCGGCATCCACCTGGCTGAGCGCCGCGTCAAAGGTCGTCAAGGCCGAGAGAATGCCGCGATAATGCAGGGCGGACTGCTCCAGCGCCTGGCGCAACTGAATATCGTTCATCAGAGGGCCGCCGCCACCGCGCGCTGCTCCGCGGGCTGAGCGGCGCGCTCCTTGCGCACGATTTCCGCCGCCTGCACCCAGGCATCGCGCAGTTCGTTCAGAATGTTGAGCACCGGCACCAGCACCTTAGGGTCGTTCTTGACGTTGGCGCGCGGGATCTCGCGCATCATGAAGTCGTAGAGCGCCGCCAGATTCGCGGCGATCTCGCCCCCCACCTCGTGATTAAGGGTGGCGGACAACTCGGCGATGATGGCCAGGGTCTTGTCTATATTCTTGATCTTCACGGCATAATCGCCGCTTTCCATGGCCGTCGAGGCGAGATTGAGAAACCGGATGGCGCCGTCGTAGAGCATCACCAGAATCTGCTCGGGCGAGGCGGTCTGCACCTGGGTGCTGCGGTAGTGATTGAGGTAGGCGTTCATTATCTGCGACTCCCGAAGTTGGAAAGCATGGACAATTGCTGGGCCAGATAGCTGCTGGCGGCGCCCAGGGTACCGACCAGATCCTCCATGGCGCTGAATTGGGCGCGCATGGTCTTCTCGCGTTTTTCCAGGCGCATCTCCTGCCGCTCGATCTGCTGATCGATGCGCCGCAGGCTGCTGTCCGTGGCCGTCTTACGGCTGGCCAGAATGCCGTTGGCGCGATCCGTGACGCCCTTGAGATAATCCCCGAACTTCTTTGCCAGGCCGTCCACTCCGACACTGCCGTTAAACAGCCCCAGCACGCCGTCGAGATCGTTGCGGATG
This sequence is a window from Geoalkalibacter sp.. Protein-coding genes within it:
- the fliS gene encoding flagellar export chaperone FliS: MNAYLNHYRSTQVQTASPEQILVMLYDGAIRFLNLASTAMESGDYAVKIKNIDKTLAIIAELSATLNHEVGGEIAANLAALYDFMMREIPRANVKNDPKVLVPVLNILNELRDAWVQAAEIVRKERAAQPAEQRAVAAAL
- a CDS encoding flagellar brake protein, with amino-acid sequence MGGNKSVKVYVPTRGTGSLPFEGLAQLVSATVIKVNFPPDTLPRNVDPRGEFKLAIVSAGPTISVHGHVRQVVNDRQLLLEATEAYEHPQKREHFRIDVDVPVRYWRCSDEPDYIPELFRAPSERINLSGGGMMFTAEFAPAVGQKLGFELSIPGPPRTLVRCEGRVLRVVERGANAWGVAVHFIDLDDEDQETLISFCFSEQRRQLRTKVEVAGLR